A stretch of DNA from Streptomyces gobiensis:
AGGAAGGGGTTCTCGGCGCTGGTGCCATGGTCCATCGTGTCGCCCGCGTCGATGATCAAGTCGATCTCGTACTGCTCGACCAGCGACTTGATGATCGACCAGGCGGCCGGGTTGAGATGGATGTCCGAGACATGCAGCACCCGGGTGGTATTCGGGTCGGGCTGGTAGGTGGGGAGCGTGGAGGCCGCGTCGTAGAGCTTGGTCACATTGGTCACCAGCCGGGCAAGCTCCTGCTGGTAGACGTTGAACTCGGTGACAATGTTGCGGGCATCGCCGACCAGGCTCTGCGCGCCCGCGAGCAGCCCGGAGAACTTCGGCTCAAGTATCGCCTTCTCGTTCCAGGTCGCATACGCCGTAGCGCCCGAGGACACCAGCAGCGCGAGCGCCAGCGCGCCCGCGGTCAGGGCGCGCCGGGGGCGCCGGTAGACGGCCAGCCCGAGGGCGGTGGCGCCGACGACAACGGCGATACAGGACCGCAGGGCCAGATCCCGGGTGCCGGACTCCACATCACGGGCCACCGTCTGCTGCAGTCCGGTGATCCGCTCCGGGTGGTTGACCAGATATCCGGCCCGCTCCGGGTCCAGCGCGGAGACATCCACATCGAGCCGGAGCGGTGCGTGATGGCTCTCCAGCTCAAGCGCGCCCAGCGGTGGCACATTGATCTTTGTGCCGCCGTAGACGGAGGGACGCAGCGTCATGGTGGTGTCCACGGGCCCCACCGGCTTGTGCACACTCCCCACGATCAGGAGCCCCAGCCACGCCCCCAGCAGCGTGACGACCGCCATCCCGAGTGCTCGGGCATACGGGTGCGGCGGGCTGACCAGCGAGACGGTGGGGGTGCGGTGATGGGCACGGTAACGCCGCAGGAGGGCGCCGGGGGCGGCGCCGCCCACCCTGCCGAGCGAGCCACGGAGCATCCGGAGAGCACGGGCCATGCGGAGCCGTATGCCCGTTCCGCGGGCCGACTATGCGATGGGAGGGGGGCGTACCCGACAATGGGTTAGTGCTGGAGATGACGCGCGAGGAGTTCGAGGAACTGGTCGCCGAGGCGCTGGACCGCATTCCGCCTGAGCTGACGCGGCTGATGGACAATGTGGCGGTCTTTGTCGAGGACGAGCCCTCCAAGGACGACCCGGAGCTGCTGGGGCTCTACGAGGGGACGCCGCTGACCGAGCGCGGTGAGTGGTACGCCGGGGTGCTGCCGGACCGTATCTCGATCTATATGGGGCCGACCCTGCGGATGTGCGAGCGGGACGGCGGGGACCGTGAGCTGGTCGTCGAGGAAGTCGAGATCACGGTGGTGCATGAAATCGCCCACCACTTCGGCATCGAGGACGAACGGCTGCACGCACTGGGGTACGGATGAGTCTGGGGTACGGATGAGCGCCGAACACGAGGCGGCGGCGCTGCACGGCGGCGTGGAGCATCCGGAGGCGATCGATCCGGATGTCGATCTCCATGTCCCGCAGCACCGGCTGGAGACGGCCGGCCGGCACGCCTGGCAGGTTCTGGCGGCGATCGCGGTGGGCGGCGCGGTCGGCGGGCTGGGCCGGTACGGGCTCACGCTCGTCTGGCCGGGCGAGGGGAGCGGCTTTCCGCTGGGGATGTTTGTGGCGAATGTGCTGGGATGTGCGCTCATCGGGGTGCTGATGGTGCTGGTGAGCGAGCGCGGTACGCCGGTGAATCCGCTGGTGCGGCCCTTCCTGGGGGTGGGGGTGCTCGGCGGCTTCACCAGCTTTTCGACGTACGCGATCGATGTGTCCCGGCTGCTGGATGAGGGTGCCGCCGGGGTCGCCCTGGCGTATATGGGCGGCACGGTGATCGCCGCGCTGATCGCCGTGTGGGCCGGGGCGGCGGCCGTACGGGCGCTGGTGCGCCGGTTCGAATCGCCGTCGGGGACGCCGGGGGCGGCCCCGTGACCTGGCTGCTGGTGGCGCTGGGCGCCGCCGTGGGCGCGCCGCTGCGGTATCTGGCCGACCGGGCGGTGCAGATCCGGCATGACTCGGTCTTTCCGTGGGGGACGTTGGTGGTCAACGCCGGGGGGAGTCTGGTGCTGGGCGTACTGACGGGTGCGGTGACCGGTGGCGCGGTCGGCTCCGGTGCCCAGGCGCTGCTCGGTACGGGGCTGTGCGGGGCGCTGACCACGTACTCGACCTTCTCCTACGAGACGCTGCGACTGGCCGAGCGCGGCTGGAAGTTCCTGGCGGTGGCCAATGTGACGGCGACGTTCTTCGTCGGTCTGGGCGCGGTCTACTTCGGCTTCACCCTGACCCGGGATCTGCTGATGTGACCAGCCGGGCACGTACTGGGCACGCGGGCGGCGTGTCCTCAGCGCGGCCAAGGGAGTTGGGCAGGGGGCTCTCCCGCTCACCCGTCCCGGAAGGTGTCCGCCCGTGCGCTGTCCCCGCGCCCATGCCTCTCTGGCGGTCCGTATGACCGTCGCCGTACTCGCGCTGGCCGCGGTCAGTGGCTGTATGACCGTCGGCGCGGAGGAGGACGACCACAAGCCCGCCCCGGCGGGCCGGACTTCCTCCCCGGACAAGGGCCAGAACGCGGTACCGGACGGGGGAGTACGCAAGGAACCGCGTGGCGTCCCGACGGGGCCCAAGGCGCGCCCGGAGGCGGGGGAGGGCCCCTCCGAGTCGCCGTCCGCCGAGCAGCCCGGGAAGTCAGGGAGGCCGGGAAAGCAGGCCGGGCAGAGCGCCACCCCCGGCGTCAGCGACCCAAGTCGCCCGGGAGACTCCTCGCAAGCCCGCCCGGCGCCGCCTGGCACGTCGTCCCCGTCACCCTCGACGAGTACGTCCCCGCAGGCATCGCCGTCCGAGTCGCCCACCCCGTCCCAGAGTGTGAGCCCGACCACATCTCCGCAGCCCTCCCCGGACCCGGGCGAGGACGCGTCCGATACTGAGTGAACCGAACCGAATGAACCGAACTGGGTGATACGTAGCACCCCTCGGGGCAGCGGGTTTGCGCATCCCGCCCCTGGGTGCGTATGGTGGTAGATCGTTTGATCCCATTTGCCCGGCGCCCCAACCGAAGCGCGCCGCGTGGCGCGTTCCTTTGCTTAACCGTGGGCTGACCGCATAGAGGCGGTCGTGTGCGAATCACGGAGTTATGGGCGCGTGCCGAAGAACTCCGGAAGGTTCGCATTTCGCATGCCAATTGCCACCCCTGACGTCGTCCTGCCCGAGGACGAGCAGCTGGCGGAGAAGACCGTCACCTTTGCCGACCTCGGTCTCCCCGACCCGGTCGTACGCAAGCTCGCCCAGAACGGCGTCACCTCCCCCTTCCCCATCCAGGCCGCGACCATCCCGGACGCGCTGGCGGGCAAGGACATCCTCGGCCGTGGCCGTACCGGCTCCGGCAAGACTCTGAGCTTCGGCCTGCCCCTGCTCACCCGGCTGGAGGGCCGCCGCACCGAGCGGAAGCGCCCGCGCGGTGTCATCCTGACCCCGACCCGCGAGCTGGCCATGCAGGTCTCCGACGCGCTGCAGCCGTACGGCGATGTCCTCGGCCTCAAGCTGAAGGTCGTCTGCGGCGGCACCTCCATGGGCAACCAGATCGGTGCGCTGGAACGCGGTGTTGACGTCCTCGTCGCCACCCCCGGCCGACTGCGTGACCTGATCAACCGGGGCGCCTGCTCGCTCGACGCCATTGAGGTCGCCGTGCTGGACGAGGCCGACCAGATGGCTGACCTGGGCTTCCTGCCCGAGGTCACCGAGCTGCTCGACCTGGTCCCGGCCGGCGGTCAGCGGATGCTGTTCTCCGCGACGCTGGAGAACGAGATCGACTCCCTGGTCAAGCGCTACCTCGTCGACCCCGTCAGCCATGAGGTCGACGCGGCGCAGGGCGCGGTCACCACCATGACCCACCACGTCCTGGTCGTGAAGCCGCGCGACAAGACCCCCGTCACTGCCGCCATCGCCGCCCGCAAGGGCCGCACGATCATCTTTGTGCGCACCCAGCTCGGCGCCGACCGGGTCGCCGAGCAGGTCCGTGAGGCCGGGGTGAAGGCCGACGCGCTGCACGGCGGTATGACCCAGGGCGCCCGTACCCGCACGCTGGCCGACTTCAAGGACGGCTACGTCAATGTCCTGGTCGCCACCGATGTCGCCGCTCGCGGCATCCACGTCGACGGCATCGACCTGGTCCTGAACGTCGACCCGGCCGGTGACCACAAGGACTATCTGCACCGCTCGGGCCGTACCGCCCGCGCCGGCCAGTCCGGCACGGTCGTCTCGCTGGCCCTGCCGCACCAGCGCCGCCAGATCTTCCGGCTGATGGAGGACGCGGGTGTCGACGCCACACGGCACATCATCGGCCGTGGCGATGTCTTCGATGAGGACGTGGCCCGTATCACCGGCGCTCGCTCGCTCAGCGAGGTGCAGGCCGAGTCCGCCGCCAACGCCGCCAAGCAGGCCGAGCGTGAGGTCACCGACCTCACCCGGAAGCTGGAGAAGGCCCAGCGCCGTGCGCTCGAACTCCGCGAGGAGGCCGACCAGCTGACGGCCCGTGCCGCCCGGGAGCGGGGCGACGACCCGGTGGAGGCGGTGGCCCAGGCCGCCGAGGCGCTGGCCAAGGAGGCCGCCGAGGAGGCCGCGCGCGAGGCCAAGGCGGCCGCCGCGCGTGCCGAGAAGGAGCGCAAGGCCGCGGAGAACCGCGATGAGCGCAAGCGCGACGGCTCTTACGAGCGCCGTGACCGCCCCTACAACCGCGACCGTCGCGAGGGCGACCGGGACCGTGGTGGCTTCCGCCGCGACGACCGCCCGGCGCGCTCGTACGACCGCCGTGACGGCGACCGCCCCCCGTTCAACCGCGATCGCCGCGACGACCGCCGCGACGGTGACCGCCCGTTCAACCGGGACCGCCGCGACGACCGCCGGGGCAACGACCGCGGCGAGCGCCGTGACCGTCCGTTCAACCGGGACCGTCGCGAGGGCGACCGGGACCGTGGTGGCTTCCGCCGCGACGACCGCCCGGCGCGTCCGTTCGAGCGCCGCGACGACCGCCGCCCGTACGGCCGCCGTGACGACCACCGCGGCGGCACCAACCCCGGCGGCAACTCCGGCAGCAACACCGGCGGCCGCTCCTTCGACCGCCGCACCGACAAGCCGCGCTGGAAGCGCAACGGCTGAGCCCTACTGACGGCTGAGCGCGGCTGACCGCCCCGCTGACAGCCGCCGCCAGGCCCCGGGAAAGCTCTGCGTTCCCGGGGCTTTGTGCGTAGCCGGACCGGGTTGGGGACCCGAACGACAGAACCCGTTCGGGTCTCCGGCTTCCGTCCGGCTATGCTTCGGGGGAGCACGACCACGGGCCGTTAGCTCAATTGGCAGAGCAGCGGACTTTTAATCCGTTGGTTGTGGGTTCGAGTCCCACACGGCCTACCGAACGGCTCAACAGGGAAACCCTTGTTGTCCAGCGGCGGGGCGCTCTGGCTGATCTTGTTCAGCCGGGGCGCCTTCGTCGTTTCGGGCCAAGGTGAGCCCGAAGTGAGCCCGCCGGTTTCAACGATGCGCGCCTCGCGCGCGTGGGCACCCTCGCTCACCTGCTGCTACCGGACGTAGGAAGCCCCGGGAGACGGACACACGTACATCTCCCGGGGCTGTGGGGCCCGCGTCCCCGTCGTCAGAGCGGGAAGGGCGCACCTCGCGCGGTAGCGCCGTCCACGGACCGACGGGGGACCGCCCGCCCCGCGCTGCCAGGGGGCTGGATAGCGGGGCAGGCGGCCGTCTGGGCCCCGTCCCGGGTTCAGGGCCCGCACCCCGACAGGCCCGGGACGGGGAGTCTTACGGCCCAAATCCGGTTCCGGAGCTGGGGTTACGCCCGCTGTGGGGGTGTGACCCAGATACGCGTCAAAGGGGCAATGAGGTGATCTTGAAGCCCTGAAGGGCCCGGCCCGTCACCCGTTCGGCGCAGTCGTTGGTGGTGATGTTGTGGCCAAGCGCCTGGGGTGCGTGGACGGACTCGGCGACACCGCGGTGTGGGGAAACGGCTCTCCTGGACGGTGCGACGGCTACTTTGTACCGTGGGTCAGAGATAGGAGACCGGGGCCTTTAAGAGAGAGCGCCGACTGGTTGCCGACGCCTACGACGTGCGTGGGAGGCTGCTCGGGGGGAGGATCTGGACCATGTTGATGCTCACCCCCACGGCCATCGAGGCCGTTCGCACGATGATCAGCACGGAGGGCGCGCCGGCGGACGCCGGGCTGCGCATTTCCGCGACCGACGGTTCCGAGACCTTGCAGCTTGGGGTCACCGCGGCACCCGCCGATGGCGACGAGGTCATGGTCGTCGAAGGAGCTCGGCTCTTCCTGGACGAGCAGGCCGCGGCCTTCCTGGACGACAAGATCCTCGACACTGGACTGGACGCCGACGGCCAAGGCGCCTTGGTTCTCGGTCAGCAGCACAACAGCTAGAGCGATCCATACGTCGTTCCGTACCGCGCCCCGCACTCGGTGGCCAAGGAATGGACTCTTGCGCCAGACCGAGCCGCTTGAGACCGGCTGTCTCTTGGCCCGGCGGCCGAATCTGGCCGCCGGGCCGACCAGCTCAGTCGGTGTCAGGGCTCAGTGCGTGTTTTTAAGCCACCGCGCTTGCCACCGCCCGCACGAGAGTCTCAGTCGAGATCCCGATCAATCGGCTGCCTATGGGGCTGCTTGACATCGGACGAGGATCGCAGCATCACGGCCAAGACCATGGTGCGACGCTTGAACCGTGGGTACGCGGTCCGCTCGATCGAGGTCACAACCCACCCCAGCCCAAGACGGCAACAACATCACCACCCAACGACTGCGCCGAACGGGTGATGGGCCGGGTCCTTCAGGGCTTCAAGATCACCTTATTGCCCCTTTGACGCGTATCTGGGAACCGGCGCGAATCGCATCTGATGCGAACTGGACTCATCTTGCGCCGCATTGGTCGAGCGGCTCCCGGGAAGCCGCTGATCAGCACGTACATGGCTCGCCGTGTACTCGCAGGGACGGTAGCTGACAGCCCTGCTCGCTGTCGTGCCGCTTCACTCGATGGGATGACTGACCTGCCATTCCGCTCCGGGCTTCGCATCTGATGCGAGATTCTCGCGACGGATGCGATCTACGGAGCGTGATGATTTGGCGGGCAAGGACGGGACCGTGCCGGGGCTCGCGCGGCTGCACCTGGCCGATGGGGTGCCGCTGCTGAGGCCGGACGAGCAGGTCTTCGAGGCGATGCTGGACGGTTGGCGTAACCAGCAGCTGGCCCGGAACCTCGCGCTGTCGACCATCAACGGCCGTGAGCGGAAGGTGCGGGCGTTCGCCGCCCACGCGGACGCCTTCCCCTGGAGCTGGTCCTCGTCGCTGGCGGACGAGTGGTTCGGCGACCTGCGGGCCGTTCGTGGCTGCGTACGTTCGACGCTGCGCGGCTACCAGGAGGCGGTGCGGCTGTTCTGTGACTACGCCATCGACCCGGCCTACGGCTGGGCGGCCGAGTGTGAGCGGCGGTTCGGCACTCATCCGATCCAGGTCTGCCACGAGTGGAACACCGCCGTGCACATGCAGGAGTGCGAGGCCGAGTCCCCGAAACGGGCCTTCACCCGGGACGAGTTGCAGGCGTTCTTCGATCACGCCGACGATCAGGTCAGCCGCGTGCGTGGACGCGGCCGCAAGGGCTGGCTGCCCGCCTTCCGCGACGCGATGCTCTTCAAGACCGCGTACGCCTACGGACTACGGCGGAACGAGACCCGCATGCTGGACACCGCCGACTTCGGCCGCAACCCCGAAGGCCCGGAGTTCGGCGAGTTCGGCGCCTGCTACGTCCGCCACGGCAAGGCGAAGAAGGGCTCGCCGCCCAAGCGCCGCAGCGTGCTGACGATATGGGAATGGTCGGCCGAGATCCTCGATCAGTGGACGAGCGAGGTCCGGCCCGCCATGCGGCACGCGGACGGGCCTGCCCTGTGGCCGTCGGAACGCGGACGCCGGCTCGGGCTGCAGCGGCTGGACTCCCGCTTCGCCACCTACCGAGACGACCTCGGCCTCGACCCGGTCCTGGACTTCCACTCGCTACGAAGATCCTACGTCACCCACCTGATCGAAGACGGCTGGGACGCGTTCTTCGTGCAGTCCCAGGCTGGCCACGATCACGCAAGCACAACCTCGATCTACACCAACCCTCGGGAATTGCATCAGACGGGTGAGGATCCGCAGGTCACCTGGTTGCGACAGGAAGCGGAAGCAGTTCATAGCCTCTACGAACTGGCCTCCTGAGCAGGCATGTTGCCGAATTGATCCCTTCTGATGCATGATCTGCCCTCCAGAAGGGATGGTCTGGAGTGGTGCATCAGCGCAAGGTGGCCCTGGCCGGGTCGGCTCAACTGGAGCTCGTCTCCGGGGTGGTCCAGCTGCGTCCTGAGGACGCGATGTTCGACGCGATGCTGCGGGGCTGGCGGGCTCAGCAGAAGTCGCGGGGGCTGAAGGACGACACGATCGACCCGAGGGAACGGCTGATCCGCCGGTTCCTGGACTTCACGAACGAGTATCCGTGGCGATGGACGCCAGCCCACCTGGACGAATGGTCGGTGTCGTTGACGAGCGAGAGGCACTTGGCGCCGTCCACGGTCCGCAGCTACCAGGGCACGGTCCGGCTGTTCACCGAACTCCTCATCGACGCCCGCTACGGCTGGTTCCCGGCCTGTGAGGAAGCCTTCGGCACCTTCCCGGTGGCGATCTGCCACGAATGGAACACCGTCCCTCACCTGCAGGATTACGAAGGAGACCCGGAGGCACGGCCGTTCACCAGGGAAGAGCTGCAGCTCTTCCTCGACTACGCCGACGACCAGGTCGAACGAGCGGTACGGGCGAAACGCAAGGGAGTCCTGGCGGCCTACCGCGACGCCACCCTCTTCAAGGTCATCTACGGGTGGGGGCTTCGCCGGACCGAGACGTCCAAGCTCGATGTGGTCGACTTCGGACGCAACCCGCAGGCTCGGCAGTTCGGCCGGTACGGCACGCTCAACGTCCGCTACGGCAAAGCCAAGAAGGGCCAGCCGCCGCGGCGGCGGAACGTGCTGTCAGTGATGGACTGGGCCGTCGAGGCGGTCGCCGACTACGTCGAGAACGTCCGCCCGCGCTTCGGGTTCTCCGATCACCCCGCTCTGTGGATCACCGAGCGCGGGGGCCGCCTGCAGCCCGGCTCGATCAACGACCGGTTCGAGGCATACCGGGACGCCCTCGGGCTGCCCAAAGAGTTGACCCCGCACGGACTTCGCCACTCATACGTCACGCATCTGACCGAGGATGGGGTGGACCGGCGCTTCATCCAGCAGCAGGTCGGCCACGAGTGCGACAGCTCCCTGGCCATCTACACGCACGTCAGCGACGACTTCATGAACACTTCCCTGCACAAGGCACTGGCCCCGGCGTTCGCCGGAGCCTGACAGGAGGGATCCGGCGATGGCCGCCAAACTCGACTACCACTGGCACCTGCGCAAAGTCATGGCCGACCGCGGGATGTTCTCCACCACCGACCTCCTCCCTCTGCTCGCCGAACGTGGCATCACGCTCTCCACGAGCCAGGTCTACCGGCTCGTCGTCGAGCGACCGGAGCGACTGAGCCTGAAGATCCTCATGGCCCTGCTCGACATCCTCGACTGCACCATGGACGACCTCATCGAGCCCATTGCGGCGGCCGGGTCCGTGAAGAAGCCGAAGAAGGCAGCCGCCGGTGGCTCGGCGTCCGATGCGGAGGGACTCGGCGGGCTGCGGCCAAAGCGGGCCCGGATCAGGGGTGTTGACCGATCATGACTGCGGCTGACCAGCTCGACCGCGCCGTCGCAGACCCGGTCGGCTTGATCACGGACCTCGTCGCCGACGTCGAGAAGGAACTCGACGTCGAGACCATCCGGGCCGTGGTCACCGAGGTCGCGGGCGGTCGCGCGAAGTCACGACGCCTGGCGCAAGCCCTGGCGATACGCCCCGCCGTGCTGACCGACGGCCGCTCCCCGGCGCCCCGGGCCGTCGGCGATCTACTCATCGAGCTCCGCAAGGCCGGCGCCTTGGCGATCGCACCGCCGGTCTGTGCCGAGTGCGGCAAGAAGCTGCGAACTCTCCAGCGCAAGGGCCAGGACTGGTACTGCGGAGTCTGCGGGCAGGAGACCGCCGAGTGCACCGCCTGCGGCAACGTCCGACGCGTTGGCTTCCGGGACCGCAAGGGGCTGCCGCGCTGTTCGATGTGTCCCGACCACGACGACCGTGATCCAGCCATGGTCGTCCACGAACTGATCAACGCGATCGCTCCGGGCGCCGACGGTGACGTAGTCGCCGAGGCCCTCCGCCGGACGGCACCCCACCGTCCCCACTATCGCCAGCGAGTGGTCTGGGTCCTGGAGGAGAACCCCCGGCTGCTGACCGGGGAGGGATATCTGGCGCCGCTTCGCGCCATCTTGCGGTTCATCGACCTATTGCACACGGCAGGCGTCGCCGGGATCGTCCGGCCCACCTGCCCTCGCTGCCACCGGGTGGTCCGCATCGACAAGCCGCTGGATGGGCAGCGGGTCTGCCGCAACTGCATCGCCAAGTCCCGCTTCGAAGAATGCGTACGCTGCGGCGCTCGGCGCGAGCCAGCCACCCGCGACGCCGAGGGGCGACCGCTGTGTCCGAGCTGCCTGGTCAGGGACCCGGCGAACCTGGAGACATGCACCGTCTGCGGCGAGTCACGCATGGTCAACTGCCGCACCACGGACGGGCCGATCTGCCCGAACTGCCGCCCCTTGCCCGTACTGCTTTGCTCGATCTGCGGCCGCACCGCACCCTGCATGCTCTCGAAACTCACCGGCCTGCCCCGCTGCGGCGGCTGTGACAGGCGCCAAGCTCACTGCACCGCCTGCGGACGATTGCGCGGCATTCACTCCGGCACCGCCGACGCCCCCATTTGCGGCCCCTGCACCACGCCGGACGCTGAACTCTGGCGTCCCTGTCCGACCTGCGGACAAGCCGAGCGGCTGCACGCGCCGGGACCGTGCCCTCGTTGCACACTCAAGCAACGGCTCCACGAGATCCTCGCCGACGACACCGGCTCTATAACCCCGAAGCTGCAGCCCCTCCACGACGCCCTGGCCAGCACTGAACGGGCCGGCACCGCCATGCGCTGGCTTTCCAAGGGCATCGTCTCCACTGTCCTGTCCGATCTTGGCTCTGGCCGTCGTCCCCTCACCCACGCGGCCCTAGACGAACTCCTTGAAGGCAAGGTCGTCGAGCACATCCGCAGTGTTCTCGTCGCCACCGGCGTCCTACCCAGGCGGGACGAGCAGATGGTCCGTCTCGAACGGCATGTGAAGAACCTCGTCGCCTCGCATGCGACCGTCGAGGGACGGAAAATCCTGCACCGGTACGCAACTTGGCACCTTCTTCGTCGGCTTCGCCGACGAAGCCGGGGCACGGAGGTCACCCACTACCAACTCGCGGTTGCGCGGCAACATCTGCGGGCGGCCGTCCGCCTCCTGGACTGGATCGAGGACCAGAACCTCACCCTTGCCACCTGCTGTCAGGCCGACCTCGAACGCTGGATGACCAGCGACGACGTCCGCCACCGCCGGGAGACAGGCCACTTCGTGCGCTGGGCTCTGGCCCAGAAGATCACCCGCGATCTCAGCTTCCCCGCCGTGAGATGGAACGGCCCCACTCAGGCGATGGACGACGACGCCCGCTGGGACACCACCCGTCGACTGCTGCACGACGACGCCCTCAAGCCCGAAGACCGCCTCGCCGGCCTGCTGTTACTCCTCTATGCCCAGTGGCCCGCTGCGATTTCCCGGCTCACCGTCGACCACATCGAGGAGACGGACGGAGCCGTCCGCATCCACCTCGGTGCCGTCCCGGTCGAACTTCCGGCACCTGTCGCTGAACTCGCCCTCCAACAAGTCGCGGTCCGTCGCAGCCATGCCGTCCTCGCCCGGACAGACTCACCCTGGCTGTTCCCCGGAGGCCAGCCCGGCCGCCCGATCAGTGCCTGGGCCATGGGCGAACGGCTCCGCAAACTCGGCATCCGGCTCGCGGAAGCACGCTCGACCGCGCTCTTCCAACTCGCCACCGAGCTGCCCGCAGCAGTCCTCGCCCGCACCCTCGGCATCGACATCACCGTCGCTGTCAAATGGCAGCGGGCCGCCGCCGGAGACTGGGCCGCTTACGCAGCCGAGGTCAGCCGCCGGAACAGCTCGTGACGCGATGCAGGACTAATCTGGGACGGTCAACCCGGAGCTCTGCTCTCCCTGCCCTGGTCTCATCCACCGACCGCGGGGCGAGCAAGCTCTCTGATCGAATGCCGTTGGGCGAACTCATCGGCGAGCATGCCCATCACGACGAGATCATGGTGGCGGCCGGCAAGGAACACGCGATCGCGGAGGCGCCCCTCCTCGACGAAACCGAGCCGACGATGAAGTGCTAGCGACGCCTCGTTTTGCGCGAAGATCCGTGCTTCGCACTTGTGATAACGCCGCTCGGCGAACATGAAACGCAGCAGCATCACCACGGCTTCCGCCGCATAGCCCTTGCGCCGGTGATCAGCACCGATCGTGACGCCGTACTCGAACCAGCCCGCATGCGGATCAGCCTGGTGCGAGCCGACAGCACCGACTATTTCCCCCGCGTCGACGTCCTCGATCGCCAACTGGAAGCAGTCGCTATCGGACTTGGCAGCGGCCTGTTCCTTCGCCCAGGCACGAAATCCTTCGGCGGAACGAGGCAGGTTCAGCAGGTCGCCCATCCGCTCTTCGTCCACGGCGAACCGCATGAACGCGGTCCAGTCGTCAGGCTCGATACCGCGCAGGCGTATCCGATTGCCAGTCCAGAACGATGTCATCCCCCATTCGATCACGCCGCAGAGTGCGAAGTACAGACCACTCGCCAACCCCGACACGCCATGTGACCTGGCACTTCGAGGTTGCCGAACGCTCACCCCAGGGTGGTCAGGTCCCGCTCGGAGAACCTCTCGTTCCAGAGGCATTCAGGCAGTTCCAATACCCGACTCCACCATTATGCGTATCCTCCGACTTCCGCACCCGCACGCTGCGGCGGGCCCTGGACGCCACGGTCGAGGCCGCGCTCAAGCCCGCCAGGAGGGCCTGATGAAACGCCAGGTCAGCTACCAGTGGCGGCTGCGCGAGCTTATGGCCGCCGCCGGGATGTTCACCACCAGCGAGCTTGCCCCGCCTCTCGCCGAGCGCGGCATCAACCTCTCGCTCTCCCAAGTCCACCGGCTCGTCACCGGCACCCCCGAACGGCTGTCCCTGCCGGTGCTGGCCGCGCTCTGCGACATCTTCGAGTGCACCCCGGCGGACCTGATCGCCACCAAGGCGGAGAACGCCGCGGTCCGCAAGGTCGCCGCCGACAACGCGGTCGTCGACCTGTCGGCGGTCCGCCCCAAGCGCGCCCGTATCCGGCCCGAAGGATGAGCCGGACCCGAGTGCCCGCGAGCGCGCGGTTCTGCACCCGCTGCGGCCGGGCAGTGCGGCCCGAGACGAACCGCTGGCCCGAGGGCTACATCTGCCAGACCTGTATGACTCGGGCCCTGGAGACCTATGGAACGTGCGTCGGCTGCGGCGTCGAGCGGCTCACCCCCGGCCTCACGCCGGACGGCGGCAAGCTCTGCACGGACTGCGCGGGCGGACTCGGCGACTTCATCTGCGAACGCTGCGGCCAGGAAGCCAGGC
This window harbors:
- a CDS encoding metallophosphoesterase; the protein is MARALRMLRGSLGRVGGAAPGALLRRYRAHHRTPTVSLVSPPHPYARALGMAVVTLLGAWLGLLIVGSVHKPVGPVDTTMTLRPSVYGGTKINVPPLGALELESHHAPLRLDVDVSALDPERAGYLVNHPERITGLQQTVARDVESGTRDLALRSCIAVVVGATALGLAVYRRPRRALTAGALALALLVSSGATAYATWNEKAILEPKFSGLLAGAQSLVGDARNIVTEFNVYQQELARLVTNVTKLYDAASTLPTYQPDPNTTRVLHVSDIHLNPAAWSIIKSLVEQYEIDLIIDAGDTMDHGTSAENPFLDPVEDLGAPFVWVRGNHDSQTTQEYLGEKANVHVLDDGKPVEVAGLRIAGMGDPQFTPDRSVVAAGDPAEAAAGRKLARTLRAQKARGKPVDIAVAHNPVLAEQTDGEVPLALTGHTHNRKQRTLDKGTLLMIEGSTGGGGLRAVEGKVPENVSASVLYFSQDTGQLQAWDEITLGGLGMTTAEVSRHLPPGAAEPPGPAEPTESPEPTESPESPAAPGSPGERESPAARE
- a CDS encoding metallopeptidase family protein, producing the protein MLEMTREEFEELVAEALDRIPPELTRLMDNVAVFVEDEPSKDDPELLGLYEGTPLTERGEWYAGVLPDRISIYMGPTLRMCERDGGDRELVVEEVEITVVHEIAHHFGIEDERLHALGYG
- a CDS encoding fluoride efflux transporter FluC, which gives rise to MSAEHEAAALHGGVEHPEAIDPDVDLHVPQHRLETAGRHAWQVLAAIAVGGAVGGLGRYGLTLVWPGEGSGFPLGMFVANVLGCALIGVLMVLVSERGTPVNPLVRPFLGVGVLGGFTSFSTYAIDVSRLLDEGAAGVALAYMGGTVIAALIAVWAGAAAVRALVRRFESPSGTPGAAP
- a CDS encoding fluoride efflux transporter FluC, with amino-acid sequence MTWLLVALGAAVGAPLRYLADRAVQIRHDSVFPWGTLVVNAGGSLVLGVLTGAVTGGAVGSGAQALLGTGLCGALTTYSTFSYETLRLAERGWKFLAVANVTATFFVGLGAVYFGFTLTRDLLM
- a CDS encoding DEAD/DEAH box helicase, which gives rise to MPIATPDVVLPEDEQLAEKTVTFADLGLPDPVVRKLAQNGVTSPFPIQAATIPDALAGKDILGRGRTGSGKTLSFGLPLLTRLEGRRTERKRPRGVILTPTRELAMQVSDALQPYGDVLGLKLKVVCGGTSMGNQIGALERGVDVLVATPGRLRDLINRGACSLDAIEVAVLDEADQMADLGFLPEVTELLDLVPAGGQRMLFSATLENEIDSLVKRYLVDPVSHEVDAAQGAVTTMTHHVLVVKPRDKTPVTAAIAARKGRTIIFVRTQLGADRVAEQVREAGVKADALHGGMTQGARTRTLADFKDGYVNVLVATDVAARGIHVDGIDLVLNVDPAGDHKDYLHRSGRTARAGQSGTVVSLALPHQRRQIFRLMEDAGVDATRHIIGRGDVFDEDVARITGARSLSEVQAESAANAAKQAEREVTDLTRKLEKAQRRALELREEADQLTARAARERGDDPVEAVAQAAEALAKEAAEEAAREAKAAAARAEKERKAAENRDERKRDGSYERRDRPYNRDRREGDRDRGGFRRDDRPARSYDRRDGDRPPFNRDRRDDRRDGDRPFNRDRRDDRRGNDRGERRDRPFNRDRREGDRDRGGFRRDDRPARPFERRDDRRPYGRRDDHRGGTNPGGNSGSNTGGRSFDRRTDKPRWKRNG
- a CDS encoding tyrosine-type recombinase/integrase, producing MRSTERDDLAGKDGTVPGLARLHLADGVPLLRPDEQVFEAMLDGWRNQQLARNLALSTINGRERKVRAFAAHADAFPWSWSSSLADEWFGDLRAVRGCVRSTLRGYQEAVRLFCDYAIDPAYGWAAECERRFGTHPIQVCHEWNTAVHMQECEAESPKRAFTRDELQAFFDHADDQVSRVRGRGRKGWLPAFRDAMLFKTAYAYGLRRNETRMLDTADFGRNPEGPEFGEFGACYVRHGKAKKGSPPKRRSVLTIWEWSAEILDQWTSEVRPAMRHADGPALWPSERGRRLGLQRLDSRFATYRDDLGLDPVLDFHSLRRSYVTHLIEDGWDAFFVQSQAGHDHASTTSIYTNPRELHQTGEDPQVTWLRQEAEAVHSLYELAS